From a region of the Bradyrhizobium sp. KBS0727 genome:
- a CDS encoding YdcF family protein: MSVQPDDRSPEPPAAPPRGRLRAAVVATLAIVFVGSVVGFVAFLAQLRGVETQPARNADGIVVLTGGSSRVSDAMELLAGGYGKRLLISGVHPTNAASDISRSLPDNQSLLGCCVDLDRSAINTRSNAAETRRWARERGFKSLIVVTSNYHMPRAIVEMSHAMPDVTLIPFAVVGDKWRDEPWWTSGATFRLLLSEYAKYVAVELRVRLADLGIDLVPEWSDPPTGSLPQRPATAQAN; encoded by the coding sequence ATGAGTGTGCAGCCCGACGATAGGTCGCCTGAACCGCCGGCCGCGCCGCCGCGAGGCCGGCTGCGCGCGGCTGTCGTGGCCACGCTCGCCATCGTCTTCGTCGGCTCGGTCGTGGGTTTCGTCGCCTTTCTCGCTCAATTGCGCGGCGTCGAGACCCAGCCGGCCCGCAACGCCGACGGTATCGTGGTTCTGACCGGCGGCTCGTCGCGGGTGTCGGATGCGATGGAACTGCTGGCCGGCGGCTACGGCAAGCGCCTGCTGATCTCGGGCGTGCACCCGACCAACGCCGCCAGCGACATTTCCCGCTCGCTGCCCGACAACCAGTCGCTGCTCGGCTGCTGCGTCGACCTCGACCGCTCCGCCATCAATACGCGCAGCAACGCCGCCGAGACCCGGCGCTGGGCCCGCGAGCGCGGCTTCAAGTCGCTGATCGTTGTGACGTCGAACTACCACATGCCGCGCGCCATCGTCGAAATGTCGCATGCGATGCCTGATGTCACGCTGATCCCGTTCGCGGTGGTCGGCGACAAATGGCGCGACGAACCGTGGTGGACCAGTGGTGCGACGTTCCGCCTGCTGCTGTCGGAATACGCGAAATACGTCGCCGTGGAATTGCGTGTGCGGCTGGCCGATCTCGGCATCGACCTGGTGCCGGAATGGTCGGATCCGCCGACCGGCTCGCTGCCGCAGCGGCCGGCGACGGCGCAGGCGAATTGA
- a CDS encoding MJ0042-type zinc finger domain-containing protein, with product MHIVCPHCTTSYAINPSTLGASGRTVRCSRCKETWLARPEDAIEIAAAAPAMAASRQTAENDAAAEWDAMAREESGQETGQETGQDTDQDTPVVDSPSISADWPAEGEGASESGDSDWPSVARRDAEGHEEIAITSHRERLARLFRLPALPRIPFMPAVGLPTACAAMGALLLALVIWRAEVVRLLPQTATFYRMVGLEVNLRGLVFKDIKISNETVEGKPVLVIEGMIEGSTRKPVELPRLRFSVRDEQGAEIYAWNAVLEQPVLKPGERAYFKSRLASPPPEGRNIDVRFFNKRDLAGGHA from the coding sequence ATGCACATCGTTTGCCCCCATTGTACAACATCCTACGCCATCAATCCGAGCACCCTGGGGGCTTCCGGACGTACGGTGCGCTGTTCCCGTTGCAAGGAGACCTGGCTGGCCCGGCCCGAGGACGCGATCGAGATAGCCGCCGCGGCACCCGCCATGGCGGCCTCGCGCCAGACCGCCGAAAACGATGCCGCCGCCGAGTGGGACGCGATGGCGCGCGAGGAAAGCGGCCAAGAAACAGGCCAAGAGACCGGCCAGGACACCGATCAGGACACGCCTGTGGTCGACAGCCCGTCGATTTCGGCCGACTGGCCGGCCGAGGGTGAAGGTGCGTCCGAGAGCGGCGATTCCGACTGGCCGTCGGTCGCCCGGCGGGATGCCGAAGGGCATGAGGAAATCGCCATCACCAGCCATCGCGAGCGGCTGGCCAGGCTGTTTCGGCTGCCCGCTCTGCCGCGTATTCCGTTCATGCCCGCTGTCGGCCTGCCGACTGCCTGCGCGGCGATGGGCGCGCTGCTGCTGGCGCTGGTGATCTGGCGCGCCGAGGTCGTCCGCCTGCTGCCGCAGACCGCGACCTTCTACCGGATGGTGGGGCTTGAGGTGAACCTGCGCGGACTGGTGTTCAAGGACATCAAGATCAGCAACGAGACCGTGGAAGGCAAACCGGTGCTGGTCATCGAGGGCATGATCGAAGGCTCGACCAGGAAGCCGGTCGAACTGCCGCGGCTGCGCTTTTCCGTCCGCGACGAGCAGGGTGCCGAGATCTACGCCTGGAACGCGGTGCTCGAACAGCCGGTGCTGAAGCCGGGCGAGCGGGCCTATTTCAAGTCGCGGCTGGCCTCGCCGCCGCCTGAAGGCCGCAATATCGATGTACGTTTCTTCAACAAGCGGGATCTCGCCGGCGGCCACGCCTGA
- the ftsE gene encoding cell division ATP-binding protein FtsE, with product MVRFENVGLRYGLGPEILRDLSFLIPAHSFQFLTGPSGAGKTSLLRLLFLSMRPTRGLVNLFGHDVSLLGKEQIADLRKRIGIVLQDFRLLDHMTTYENVALPFRVMGREESSYRREVIDLLKWVGLGERMDALPPILSGGEKQRAAIARAVISRPQLLLADEPTGSVDPTLGRRLLRLFIELNKSGTAVIIATHDITLMDQYEARRLVLHQGRLHIYE from the coding sequence TTGGTTCGGTTCGAAAATGTCGGTTTGCGGTACGGGCTCGGCCCGGAGATTTTGCGCGACCTGTCGTTCCTGATTCCCGCTCATTCCTTCCAGTTCCTCACCGGGCCCTCGGGCGCCGGCAAGACCTCGCTGCTGCGGCTGCTGTTTCTGTCGATGCGGCCGACCCGGGGCCTGGTCAACCTGTTCGGCCACGACGTCTCGCTGTTGGGCAAGGAGCAGATCGCCGATTTGCGCAAGCGCATCGGCATCGTGCTGCAGGACTTTCGCTTGCTCGACCACATGACGACCTACGAGAACGTGGCGCTGCCGTTCCGGGTCATGGGCCGCGAGGAATCGAGTTACCGCCGCGAGGTGATCGACCTGTTGAAATGGGTCGGCCTCGGCGAGCGCATGGATGCGCTACCGCCGATCCTGTCGGGCGGCGAGAAGCAGCGTGCGGCGATCGCGCGCGCCGTGATCTCGCGGCCGCAACTGTTGCTGGCCGATGAGCCGACCGGCAGTGTCGATCCGACGCTCGGCCGGCGCCTGCTGCGGCTGTTCATCGAACTGAACAAGTCGGGCACCGCCGTCATCATCGCGACCCACGACATCACGCTGATGGACCAGTATGAGGCGCGGCGGCTGGTGCTGCATCAGGGACGACTGCATATCTATGAGTAG
- a CDS encoding response regulator has product MPRILIADDEDSMRTLVARAIAMDGHETITAEDGAEALELLTRESGAFDLLLTDIQMPVMDGIALALAAARDFPDLKILLMTGFADQRERASGLNAIVHDVVTKPFSVADIRTAVADALAARKV; this is encoded by the coding sequence ATGCCGCGGATATTGATCGCCGACGACGAGGATTCGATGCGCACGCTGGTGGCGCGCGCGATCGCCATGGATGGCCATGAGACCATCACCGCCGAGGACGGCGCCGAAGCGCTCGAACTCCTGACCCGCGAGAGCGGCGCGTTCGACCTGCTGCTGACCGACATCCAGATGCCGGTCATGGACGGCATCGCGCTGGCGCTGGCGGCGGCACGCGATTTCCCCGACCTGAAGATTCTCTTGATGACAGGGTTTGCCGATCAGCGCGAACGCGCCTCCGGCCTCAATGCGATCGTGCACGACGTGGTGACGAAGCCGTTCTCGGTGGCGGATATCCGCACCGCCGTGGCGGACGCACTGGCGGCGCGGAAGGTGTAG
- a CDS encoding ABC transporter permease — protein sequence MTRPGEEHVPLVDLGQERPRVAAQARNMSPIVPRASISGRALVAVVAIMTFLASITTGTVLLVSASAAEWQSEVASEITVQVRPVAGRDLDRDAAAAAEAMRTQATVVEVKPFSKEESAKLLEPWLGSGLSIDQLPVPRVIVARVQPGATLDLAALRSRVTQVAPSASVDDHRAWIERMRSMTGATVFAGIGILALVIVATIISVSFATRGAMAANRPIVEVLHFVGAGDTYIANRFLRHFLRLGLEGGLIGGGAAMLGFGFSESIAGWFSGTPVGDQFAALLGTFSLRPSGYLALAVQAVLIAAITAWASRRTLFATLDDID from the coding sequence ATGACTAGGCCCGGCGAAGAGCATGTCCCGCTGGTGGATCTCGGGCAGGAACGCCCGCGGGTCGCGGCGCAGGCGCGCAACATGTCGCCGATCGTGCCGCGCGCCTCGATCTCCGGCCGTGCGCTGGTCGCGGTCGTCGCGATCATGACGTTCCTCGCCTCCATCACCACAGGCACGGTCTTGCTGGTGAGCGCCTCGGCCGCCGAGTGGCAGTCGGAAGTCGCCAGCGAAATCACCGTGCAGGTACGCCCCGTTGCCGGCCGCGATCTCGACCGCGATGCGGCGGCAGCGGCCGAGGCGATGCGCACGCAAGCCACCGTCGTCGAGGTCAAGCCGTTCAGCAAGGAGGAGTCGGCGAAACTGCTGGAGCCGTGGCTCGGCAGCGGACTGTCGATCGACCAGTTGCCGGTGCCGCGCGTCATCGTTGCGCGCGTGCAGCCCGGCGCCACACTCGACCTTGCCGCGCTGCGCAGCCGGGTGACGCAGGTGGCGCCATCGGCCAGCGTCGACGATCACCGCGCCTGGATCGAGCGCATGCGCTCGATGACCGGCGCCACCGTGTTTGCCGGCATCGGCATTCTCGCACTGGTGATCGTTGCGACCATCATTTCGGTTTCGTTTGCCACCCGCGGCGCCATGGCGGCGAACCGACCGATCGTCGAGGTGCTGCATTTTGTCGGCGCCGGCGACACCTACATCGCCAACCGCTTCCTGCGGCACTTTCTCAGGCTCGGCCTTGAGGGCGGCCTGATCGGCGGGGGTGCTGCGATGCTGGGTTTCGGGTTCTCCGAATCGATCGCCGGTTGGTTTTCCGGCACCCCGGTCGGCGACCAGTTCGCGGCATTATTGGGGACGTTTTCGCTGCGCCCGTCCGGTTATCTGGCGCTGGCGGTGCAGGCCGTGCTGATTGCCGCGATCACCGCCTGGGCCTCGCGGCGCACGCTGTTCGCAACGCTGGACGATATCGACTAG